One Polynucleobacter sp. SHI8 genomic window, CATACCGAAACTCATGAAAATAAAGGAAATTTAGCAGCGCTTACTTTAGCTGCCACGGGAGTAGTTTTTGGGGATATTGGCACTAGTCCTTTATATGCTTTAAAAGAGTGTTTTAGTCCCGAACACGGCATTCCTTTCTCACAAGAGAGTGTTTTTGGTGTTTTGTCCATGGTGTTTTGGGCATTTTTAGTTGTTGTATCACTCAAGTATGTCTTGTTCGTGATGCGTGCCAACAATAATGGCGAAGGTGGTATCTTAGCGCTGATGGCGTTAGCACTGAGGACCGTTCCGCAAAACTCAAAACGTTCACTTATCATTATCATGCTGGGTGTTTTTGGCGCATGTATGTTTTATGGCGATGCCGTCATTACTCCAGCGATCTCCGTTTTATCTGCAGTTGAGGGCTTGGAGATTGTTTCTCCGAGTCTATCGAGATACGTGATACCCATTACCTTAGTAATCTTAATCTTTTTGTTTTTAATCCAAAGAACGGGGACCCATATTGTGGGGAGTTTATTTGGTCCCATCATGCTCATTTGGTTTTTCGTATTAGGCCTGATGGGTATTTATCATATTATTGATAATCCTCTGGTCTTAACAGCAGTTCGTCCTTTATATGCGGTGATGTTCTTATATGAGCATTCTGTCCAAGCGTTCATTGTCTTAGGTGCGGTTTTTCTGGTTTTAACAGGTGCTGAGGCTTTATATGCCGATATGGGACATTTTGGACCTAAGCCAATACGTTTAGCATGGTTTTTTGTAGCAATGCCTGCCTTATTACTGAACTATTTTGGTCAAGGTGCGATGTTGTTAACCAATCCGAGTGCGATTGAGAATCCGTTTTTCTTAATGGTCCCAGATGCCTTCACTTTGCCCCTCGTGATTCTTGCAACACTCGCTACAGTGATTGCCTCCCAAGCGGTCATATCAGGTGCGTATTCGATGACTTCACAGGCGATTTTGTTAGGATTTGTGCCAAAAATGAAAATTTCCTATACATCTGATAAGGAAATTGGTCAGATTTATATGCCGACTATTAATTGGTTTTTATTGGCGGTAGTTGTAGCAATCGTTTTAGCTTTCAAGAATTCAGGTAATTTGGCGGCAGCGTATGGTATTGCTGTGACCACTACCATGATCATTACCACGATTCTTGCAGCGATTGTGATGAGTTTTGTTTGGAAATGGAATCCAATCGTGATCTTCTTAGTGATTGCGTCCTTTTTAGCCGTCGATCTTGCTTTCTTAACTGCAAATCTTTTAAAAATTTCTGAAGGAGGGTGGTTTCCTCTATTGTTAGGTGCACTTTGTTTCTTGCTGTTGATGACATGGTTCCAGGGACGTCGCTTATTACGTGAAAAAGCGATTCAAAGCGGTATTCCTTTAGAAAGTTTTGTGCATTCTCTGCAAGCGCATCCGCCGCACCGCGTTGAAGGTACCGCAGTGTTCTTAACTGCTCACGTCGACTATGTGCCAGTTGCGATGTTGCATAACTTAAAACATAATCGTATTTTGCATGAGCGTGTAATCTTCTTAAAAATTAGTGTTTGGGATGTGCCCTATGTAGAAGACAATGAGCGTTTAACCTTCAAAGACATGGGCTCGGGTATGTATTTGGTCAGAGCTATTTACGGTTTTAAAGAAACTCCTGACGTGATTAAAATCTTGGAGTTGATTGGTAAAGAGTTTGGTGTGGAATGTGATCTCATGGAGACATCGTTCTTTTTGGCAAGAGATACGGTGATTCCATCAGCAATTCCTGGAATGGCTTTATGGCGTGAAAAATTATTTGCTTGGATGTTTCAAAACTCAGCAAAACCCGCAGATTTTTTTCAGATACCAACGAATCGCGTTGTTGAGCTTGGTGCCAAAATCGAGATTTAACCCAGGACGGTTGAATTGAAAAAAATGAGCCAACTTTCGTGACAACCCCAAGAGTATTAAGTCCTGATGATACGCCACGGGTATTGATTTTAGGTGCTGGAGCGATTGGTGGGTTTTACGGAAATGCACTATCGAAGGCGCAGGCTCATGTCACATTAGTTGCGCGATCAGAATATGCCCTCTTAAAAACCCAAGGTTATAAAATCATCAGTCAAACCTTGGGGGAGCAATTATTTTTCCCTCACGAAGTTTTACCTTCCTGCCATTATTACCAGGGTAAACATCCAGACTACCTCATTGTTTCTTTAAAAGTCCTTCAAGGAATTAATCGAGTTGAGTTAATGGCACCAGCCGTTGGGCCAAATACAGTGATTGTATTGATTCAAAACGGCGTTGAGAT contains:
- a CDS encoding potassium transporter Kup, whose translation is MSLSNPEYSESKILRPITLHTETHENKGNLAALTLAATGVVFGDIGTSPLYALKECFSPEHGIPFSQESVFGVLSMVFWAFLVVVSLKYVLFVMRANNNGEGGILALMALALRTVPQNSKRSLIIIMLGVFGACMFYGDAVITPAISVLSAVEGLEIVSPSLSRYVIPITLVILIFLFLIQRTGTHIVGSLFGPIMLIWFFVLGLMGIYHIIDNPLVLTAVRPLYAVMFLYEHSVQAFIVLGAVFLVLTGAEALYADMGHFGPKPIRLAWFFVAMPALLLNYFGQGAMLLTNPSAIENPFFLMVPDAFTLPLVILATLATVIASQAVISGAYSMTSQAILLGFVPKMKISYTSDKEIGQIYMPTINWFLLAVVVAIVLAFKNSGNLAAAYGIAVTTTMIITTILAAIVMSFVWKWNPIVIFLVIASFLAVDLAFLTANLLKISEGGWFPLLLGALCFLLLMTWFQGRRLLREKAIQSGIPLESFVHSLQAHPPHRVEGTAVFLTAHVDYVPVAMLHNLKHNRILHERVIFLKISVWDVPYVEDNERLTFKDMGSGMYLVRAIYGFKETPDVIKILELIGKEFGVECDLMETSFFLARDTVIPSAIPGMALWREKLFAWMFQNSAKPADFFQIPTNRVVELGAKIEI